Within Cololabis saira isolate AMF1-May2022 chromosome 14, fColSai1.1, whole genome shotgun sequence, the genomic segment tggatttctgatttatgtagaaaaaacaagctttagattgtttttaagacattcgaggcctgtttaaaatatacattaaatgccataataggtctcctttaagtcaaaatcatttaaatgaGCGACAGAATGAAAGTGAAAAAGTTTGTTGAGATTTTCACAAGAATTGACTGTCCTGCAAGgagtacatttttatttacttcatCTTTTACCTGGTGGGAATGTCTGAGCTGTGGAGCAAAAACGCGTTGCAGTAAAGAGTCTAAAAATGCCAAAACACAGCCAACAGTGTGATTTTTGTCAATTTTATTTGGTAACATATCAAAATATGTACGTATGCCAGTGGCAATCTGTTATGTTTTAGTTCTGCAGCAGCAATAATgtcataaacaaaaaagaaaaaactgatgGTAATAGCGTCTGAAAGGTCATTCAGATGAGGAATTTACATACAAGTCCCTGCAGAGACAGTGGACCAGTGGACCAGTGGACCAGAACGTGAATCAGGTTGGTTTCAGAGACGATGCAGGATTATAAAAGCCTGGACCAGCGGACCAGTGAGCAGTGGAACAGAACGTGACTTTATAGGATTCATTTACAAAGTAAATACTAAATGTAAGCCAGCTAACATTTCATTTACAATTGCCAGGTCCCtatcttttttgcatttttttccttctgcagtttttcttttatcACCGAAGAACGTAGGTTATAAACCGATGATGTATACTGACGGAGGAAAGCAAATCTCGTCGGCTTCTAACCAGCTGAAAGTGATAAATGCACATTCTCATAAACTACATAGGTTGCAGTATTTTCTAAACTTCCATGTCGATATACTCCTCATAGGCAGTTGCTGAATATTTACTTGAGAACCTTTCACTCGTTTGTGACCGTCAAGTCggtcaaataaaacacaaatggcATAACTGATGAAGTCAGTCAAGTTAATTGTTGCTGCACATTTGTGGATTTTTGGCTGTTTTAAAAATATCAGATGTGCACCTTTAATGTAGGGACTTGTGACAAAAGATGGTTAAAATTGTAATTCTACAAGTAaagctttctgtttttttctgtggtgGAGAAAACAATCAAGCAGATCTAAACAGAAACAGCCTTTCTGCTTCTATGGGGTCGAGTGTTTCCACTCCCCTCTAGGATGCTTGATAAAAAGCATTTATCTgtgtttcattttaatttaagaaGAACCTGATTGAGTTGCAGAAGCTCCACGTGGCCCTCAGGCCATATTTTGTCCAAGTGGATAGTTTGAGGGCTGCACTTCTGAGACTTTTATTAACAGTCTGCTAATATTAACATGAACTAAATGATGATAATGTTGCTGTAAATCATCCAGAGATGTTTGCAGTAAGAGGTGGCTGTTTGAGCTTCCTCACTATGAGCACTGTAACTTAAACCCCACCGTGGAGGTTTGTGCATTGCTTTTGTAAGACCTGTGTGGGCTGTGACGTCTCAACTACTCACCACACGGGGTGTCGCTCCTCCAGCCCGTGGCAGGCACTCCTTGAGTCTGGCAGGTACTGGCGTAGATTTGCAGCCAGTTACAGATTGTGTCCTGGGCTCCCTGATCCACGCAGGTGTCCTGCAGGCAGCTCTGGTAGAAGAACGTTGGCTCCACCTTGCTGTGGCAACGTGCAAACACACCTCCTCGATCCACAATCAGCCCACACAGCCTCACCGCCTCGGGCTCCACAAACACGTAGAGTCCATCTCCTAGGTGGAAGCGGATGCCTGCAGCGACTCCGTTTGTCTCGTCATCGTCGTCTGCGTTCGTGTTGGCATCCGCCACCATCGGAGGAGAGTCGTTAAGGCTGTTCTTCTCCTCCAGGCCGCATCGCGGGCAGGAGTCTCCGCAGCCCACCTGGCAGAAGGTGTCCCTCTCGGCCCAGGCCATGCCCCAGTCGGCGGTGGTGAGGTGGGGCGGGGATGAGGGCATGCCCTGGCAGAGGCCACAGGAAGTGTTGTAAAGGTCTCTGGGTAGCGTCAGCAGGAGGAGGGTGTTCCAGTCAAAAGCCACCTTCAGACCAAAGTCCGCCTCCAGAACGAGCAGCATGCCTGAGGTGAAGATGCTGACCTTACCCGGGCCCAGTTTTAGAGGGAAGTTCAGGCGCTCCTTATTGACctgagtgaggggagaacgtcTGCTTCTAGTTTTAACAGGTTTAAAAACACACCCAGATTAGCAATTTCAAGCAGCAGGTTTTAGTGCTTAATCCCCACTGACTTGCACTTTTTCAAAGTATGCGGGGAAACCCAGGTGATGAATGGACGCCATTGAGACCGACTAAAACGGCGTCTATGGATTCCTCTCATTATGACTGTATAAGCAGGAGAGAGTGACACGGAGAAGATGAGAGGAAAACGTGCGTTTGTGTGGGTGGGTGCAGCCGTTTctgtgtgcaagtgtgtgttgTTTCTCCTCAGATCTCTGAGTCGGTTTGTGAACCTGGTCCAAGTGTCGCTCAGGGTGGGGGCTTTGTCCGAGCCAAATCCAGCCTGATAAAAGATGCCCCTTGAAATCTGATCCCCTTTAGGCCAATCAAAGAGGTATTCACCCTTCACCTGGTCATTCTATCAGCTTGATTAGAAATAACACATCCTCACAAATGCAACAACTGTGACCTTCACATGGCAATCAAAAAAATGTGTTCATCTCATTTAACATCACATCCAAACATAGACTTGTACTTACAGTGACTGTGTTTTTGTAGCTTCGAATCACTTCAATTTCATACTCGTAGACCTCGAGAACGAAGCCCCTCACCCAGATTGCTTGGCCTGTGTCTCTGTCCTCGTTGCGAGCCGCCAGCTTAAACCGAGGGAGAGCTGAGCTCACCACTGCATGCTCCCTGTTCTCACTCCCGCAGCTGGTGGTGGCCATCCTGATCGTGCAAGAGCTCTGCAGCTCAAACGGCACGCCAccaaaaggcagaaaatgcCCATAACCTGCGGCCACACACAGGGCTTCGGTCCGTGGCTGGCAGAAATACAAGCCGTCGTTCTCCTGGCAGTATTCGTCCGGGTGACAGGGCGCCAGCTGACAGTAGACGCTGTTGTCGGAGCCGTTGCAGTAGCAGCGCTCCTGGCACTCCCAGTCTGTCCAAAACGTCTGATTGGTGGCGAGCTGTCGCCCGTAGCTCACACAGCCGCAGTCGCTTCGCGCCACGCACAGGCCGTCCCGCAGCGCGAAGCCGTCTTGGCACCGGCAGCCCTCTTGACATGGTAGAGGACACGGCTCCTCAGGCCCTTCATCCAGGTTAGAACAGGTCAAAGGGCAGGCACTGGTGCATTCGTCGAAATGGCTGTTCTCCGGGCAGGGAAGAGCTGAGGGAAGAGAGAAATGATAAAATGAACTTGTTAACTAGGGACGCAAATTCACAATTCACATGGAGGGCTATTTGACTCTTAAAACTCTAAATACAAGCCTTAGAAAAATGACAGCCATTGTTTTACATAGTTTAATAAGTATCTTCCTCTTATCAAAGCATAAATAATCAATGAGTGTGTTTCCATTAGCGGGGATTCTGGGTAAATCCGCCAGACAAGAACCTCTAGGAGTGCCGACCTCCACCCCTCCTCAGCCCTTTCATTACACTATACAAGAACAGTTAGATGCCCCAAGTGAGGTTACCGTCAGTACCATAAAAGGAGGCAAAGAAGAAGAATATAGCTAAATattaaagagaagaagaaacaagtaCACTTGAAAGGGTcaagttgtttcttttttttccttttttttctgacaAACAAAGCAGTGGTAGCGATTATGACTAAAAGAACCCCCCCTCCCACTGAACCTCTTGATTGGTGTAACATGCCAACATGGCCTGATCTGTGTCATCTGTCCATCTATCATTTTTCTCTTAATCTGGTCCAAATGGTCCAAATGTTCACCTGAGAGTGCTGCATGGGATTTAGAAATGCCGACCAGCAGACGGTATTTCCTCTTGGCTGAGCTCGGTACCTCTCATCCCGTAAAGCTTCCTGAAGGCCACTTTTGCAGGGCCGCTCCTGGTAATGGAGTCGCACATCAACGATCAGGCAGAAAAAAAACTACCTGGAACCCCCGGTAATGGAGACGTAGCTGATACCGTTTGATTGCTGTTGTCTTAGTAAATACCAAGCTGGTAATAACAATCTGTTACTCTGACATCATTTAAATTACACAGATTTGTACATGACAGGGCGACATTTTGGCACATTTTATTGCTACATTCCTTCATCAGTTGATAGGACTGGACCGTTTAAGAATGAGGGCTGAACTATCACCTGCATGGTGAAACTGTTGGTGCTgcccttttattttttcatttgcatgAGTTACAGTTCCTCTTAATTAGGTAGTATCATGTCTGATATTCGTCTGATGGtctttttttgtatattgttgGCCGTCACCCTGAGGAAGGCATATAATTGATTGACAAAAATGCATCTTTGCATAAAACCCCTAACCCATCAGTGACGAATGATGATGTAGGGCGTACCACCGCCACTGGGATCCGAGCGCCAAGGGAAGAGAAAAGGAAACAGGGCAAGTTGGCACCCCACTCAACGATTTGAGCTACCGGGAAGTTTTTAATATTTGCTCAAGCTGTCACTTTGCTGTCATTAAGCTCAAAACTTTGGGGCATCCACTTTCCAAACATATTCCATGTTTGTTTATATGATATGTAAAAACTGGGCCAGATGCTTTGTGTGGGGATGGGTACGAGACAGGCTGTCAATCGATTAAATATTTTAATcgcaataaattaaaaaaatttcacaGATAACTCGTGATTAATAgcacaaatacttttttttttagatctgtTATTTTTTGAAATTCCAATAAAACAGGAGCAGACAATTAGCCTTACTTCAAATGAATGGTTGttgtattattatgtattaaaatcAAATCTTTAAAAAACCTAGATGCCGAACTTTGTTCCAACAAGCAACAACTGATGATGATCCAAGTAATTCTCCAGTTAGAAGTTCTCTGTTTTTGAGCAGTTTTtactaaacatatttacagtctgattcaaaaaacatttagaaCTTTATAGTTTAATTTCACATCCAAGACAACACTGAGGAGggggggaattttttggaccaCGTCAGGTAAATTTATATAAAGAAATACATCTATTTCTAATATGaggcgtggccttttgattgacagtcagctcagccaatggctagccatttTCACTCACTGATAAGTCATTGTTATCAGCAGTTTATACTTCCCCAACATCAACGATTGTAGctggtttttttttgctaacCGAGGCAAACTGTGATTGATATGCGATGGGCGTGTCTCCGTCAGCTTCCAGAGCAACATGGTGTATGAAGAACAAGTATaaatcctttattttatttgatttctttttcattttccagtctatgggaaaaataagcttaaaaacTGTTCATCATAAAATAAATGGCTTGGTTCATTGTATTTTACAGGCTATGACAGTGGCATTGCTTCTTGTTTCTCTAAACTAAAGGTTGGGCTGACCTTGTCATACCTTTAACTAAAGGTATGCTAAATTACTGAGGCAAGTATCACTAACCGTATCGATAAGTATTTTTAATGATAAGCAGTCCGACAAatattcagctcaaaacggagCGCTGCACAGCGCTGCGTCGCATCGCTCGCgggcagttaggacagtccaatagaaaattaaggctgcaagcagcgatgaacgggccctcgcacccttgtgcacgttcaggcgtgctgcagtggaagcgcttgtatgacttgcatgttgatgtcttcaggcctggacatttagcgggtgacaccacccacgactctctatatcaaaccattcaaaagttatggcagaaagtagcaactatcagatatcgaccaatcagatgaaagggcggggctaatttgcaccaattatgttcaaggactcaaaaccgagtccgatgacaccactcacgagtctttatgtcaaaccattcaaaagttattgcagaaaataggaactatcacatatcgaccaatcagaagaaggggggggcgcgctttttggcgtctatcgtagCCACGGTaaggcttttgactgagaaaagtaatgcacgtcgtcgcaggatcaagacgcacattttgatatataacacacctgggtgcacgttacggttcgcattaactgccgaaggaatgggataaattgcgccaaaattaaaccattaattcaaaatggccgacttcctgttcggtttcggccatgaggccaagagacttttctttaagttgcgacatgatgcaggtgtgtaccgattttcgtgcatgtacgtcaaaccgtatcgtggggcttgaggcacaaagttttctagggggcgctgttgagccattaggccacgccccttaatgcaaaccattaaatatcacatttttcgtcaggcctggcttgcgtgcaaaatttggtgacttttggggcaagtttaggggggcaaaaaggccctcattttgtcggaagaaaaatgaggataaaaacaaaaattgatTTATGGGAAgataaaagcttgtttttaagacattcaaggcctgcttaaaataggtattaaatgccataataggtcccctttaagttgtaGCTTTGAAAATGTGAAGACCTTTGCGAAAAAGCTTCATTAGAACCGTAAAAGCATAGCCCACCTTCTTAGATGTAAAGCAATATCTACTCACGACAGTTGCTCGCACTCCTCCATGAAGTTAGGCCCACTTGAGCATCCTGGCACGCGCTGGCATAAGCCTGCAGTGAAGAACAAAGGGCTGAACGGTTCCCTTCCCTTACGCACATGTTATATAAGCAGTTCCTAAAGAACGGTGATGGATTGACCACCGCATGGCACGCCAAAAAGGAGCTATTCCCTGGGTCGTTGATGTTCCCACACATCCAAGAGCTCTGGTAAAGACGTAAGTCTGTGCACATGAGATACAGGTCATCACAGTCCCCGTTGCATGGAAGGTCATCAGCAATTGCTCTCCAGCTCTCTGTGAATTGTTCAGTAGACTCTGCGAGGCGTCCATTGGGAAGGCGCAAGTCATCAGTTGTGTTACTGTTGAAGACGCCGCATAAACCACAAGTTACGTTGTAGAAGTTGGTGGAAAGCGATATGTTGAGGAATCCTTGGCGTGTATAGTGGACACGAAGTACACCACGGGACTCCACAACAGTAGCATTTCCCGGTGCCTTGTAGATCATCATTGTCTCCATTGGATGGACATATGGGAGCACCACTGGTTCACCATTTACCTGAAACACAATGTGAAACATTTATATTCACctatattcatatttattttttataggctTTCTATTTCAAAAAGAGATCAGAGAGAAAAAGATACCGACCTTTACTGTATCAAAATCTGAGCCTCCCATCTGTGCCTCAAGGTTGGCTACTGTAACTACAACAGGCCTCTTCCAAGTAGGACTTTTGTTCACAAGCCGCCTGCTTATCTTCACCtccactgttgagccattagctGGTACTGGACCACACAGTTTAAGTAGGTAGTATGAGCTGTCATCTGGGAATGACAGGAAGGTGCCATCAAAGGAGGATGCCACAGAGTTCTGAGTGACTGAGCAAACCCCCTCCCTACGGGGGTAACAACCCAGCAAGCCCACCTCGGCCACACACACTTCACCCTCCTTACAGGACTCATTGAAGCAGGAAACTTCCCCATCAAACCCACAAGTGCAGCGGAGGGTACAGTCACCGTCCTCACCACTGGGGCCTGCCCAGAAAGTGTCATTAAGGGGGTAATAGTGGCCGTTGTGCTCACACCCACAGTCCTCAGGCTGTACACAGCGACTGCCACTCAGAACATAGCCATCGTCACACTGGCAGCCCTCGGTACAAGGATGAGGACAATACAGGGGAGCTGTGAGGTCTGAGCAGGAAGCTGGACAAGCACTTGTGCACACCTGGTATTGGCTGAATTCTGGACATGACCATGCTAAAAAGGCaatgagtgaaaaaaaaatattttaatggtgcataataaaaaatgaatttatgtTAATGATTGGACAAATAAACTCTGAATCTCACCACAGAAGTTGCGGGTTCTCCATGGTCGTATGGTTACACCAAGGGCCTGACAAGCCAGAGCATAGGCCTGGATGGCTTGGCATAGTGTGGTGATGTTATCTTTGTTGCTGCACATGTCATATACACAGCTATACACAAAAGCTGTAGGGTCCACTACAGCTCTGCAGTCCCGAAAAGCTCCATCAGTTCTGTTAATGACTCCACAGTAGTCCGGGCGAAAGTAGAAGGCCTCTACAACAGGATCACATACACTGCAGTTCTGAGTGCAGCCATCTGTGCACCTCCAGTCTGTGTCATCTGCCCTCCAGCTGCCTCCCAACTCCACCACACTTTCTGCCAGGGAGCCATCAGGAAGCACAGGATCATCAGCAGGGTCATCATTATAATTTCCACAAAGTCCACAAGTGTTGTTGAAGTAGGAGCTCGGTAGGGAGATAGATGCATAGTGCTGACCGTCATAGGTTACCATAAGTCCAAAGTCTGTTTCTAATGCAATGGCAACCCCAGACTGATACACCCTTATGGCACCAAGCTGGAGCTGCACTGGTAAAGTCTTCATCAAACCATCCACCTAAGAAGAGATACAGTGGAAGATTCTGAGAAGGTTTGGTGGATGAAGGCGATGTGTAGACGAACATGACATACATCCCAACCataactgttttatttttttatatatactgtaaagtttttacctgaactgttcCCAAACTTCCTTTAGCTATCATGACCCTGTGGCCGTACACCTCCACAGTGACGTCTCTGAGCCAGGAAACCGAGGCAACCCCACGGTTCTCATTTTTGGCCTCTACACTGAAGAAGGGCATTCCCATCATCTCCCAGCAGGGCCGAGCCAACAGATAGGTGCAGGTGCCTTGGAAGTGATAGAGGAAACCATCAAAAGTGTGATAATGGGGGTCACCAAATACCACACAAGTACTGGTACGGGTGGGCTGGCAGTAAAAGGCCCCCTCCTGCTGCTCGCAGATCTCAAACTGCCCACAGGGAGCCTCTAGGCACTGAATCTCGTTATCAATGTCAAGACAGCGACAACGCTGTGAGCACTGGTCAGACATCCAGAAGATCTCGCCTCGTCTGTAGAAACGCCCTAGGGAAGGTGAAGGAAAGACATGCAGCAGCTTTAATAAAGCGTAAAACttaatttattgattttaactgtctttttttgcacttgccACTGTAGCTGCAGCCATTGGCAGGATCAATAAATTCAGTGTCTATGCGGAAAAACCAGCGTCCGGGAATGTTCACGTTGGTTGTCTGTTCAATGTTGACAACATCATTTGACCGTGATCCCGGGAGGTTGAAGAAGTGATCAATGTCTCCACCATTAAAACCTGACTGAAAAGGGGAAATGTATGAGTTAGGtgagttttttttccaattctgAAGACAAATGGGATTATAATCTTGGAGACACAGTGACAATACCTGGGCTGTTGTGCCACCCAGTCCTGTTAAGGGATCCCCACCACTTGCTGTTCCTGTGCTCCATGTAATTTCTCCATAATTGAACATGCTGAAGGATGCTGCACCGTCTGAGATTAGCACCGTCTGGAATGTGTTCACCTGTCAATCCAACAAAAAGATAAAGTACTTTTAAAATCTGTCAAACagagaataaaaatgtaaaccCTAGAACATTGGTTGGTCAGTACTTTTAGTTTTTtgataactttaaaaaaatgtaatctctGTGTTTAACGAAGTTACCAAAAAAGGTAATGTGCATGGTAAAAGGTTTATGGATAGATTAATTGTACATAAATACATAGGAGATGAGTAAGCAGAGTTTAGACTCTACCGGTGTTGTCTGGCTTCCTCCGTAGAAGGTGACTTGGTGCCATGTTGCAATAAAGACCCACGCGGCTGTGAAGGCAGGAATGTTTTTGAAGTGTTTCCGGACATCTTGAGTTGCCCTTTCCAGTATTTCTGGGTCAGAGGTCTCTCGGTAGTACACATCTCCACGGATGCCGTTGTGCACATCTGCCCATAGTGGAGCGATGAAGGACCTGCTGTCACTCAAGGGAAAAGCCTCGGGGGTGAACTGGCTCACTTGCACGTTGAACGAGATCACACCATTATTGTTGACCTGTGatcagaaaatggaagagtttgtGCATCTCAAACTGCAAAACTTCACGTTATTAAATTTCACTTCAGGGAGAAGATGGATGGCGCACCAGTGAAGGCTTACATAGATTGAACGGTAGGGCACATTGAAGAATATGAAGGACATGAGCAAAGGAACTTCCGTAGAACTCCCATCATCCATCTTGGGTGTTTCCAGATCCCTTTGACCAGGTCCATATGGATACAAGACATCATGAGTAGTTGCTAAAAGGAGAATAAATACATATAGCCCATTAATTTGACTGCTCTAACCAAGCTAAGGAAATTTGAGCTGTTTCAGCATTTTGGACATCTCAGTACCTCCTGTCTGTACAAAGATGTGTAAGAGATGGAGCAGGACTGCACAGCATTGCCTGACCAtactaaaaagaagaaaaa encodes:
- the tecta gene encoding alpha-tectorin isoform X1; protein product: MAPSHLLRRKPDNTGEHIPDGANLRRCSILQHVQLWRNYMEHRNSKWWGSLNRTGWHNSPGFNGGDIDHFFNLPGSRSNDVVNIEQTTNVNIPGRWFFRIDTEFIDPANGCSYSGRFYRRGEIFWMSDQCSQRCRCLDIDNEIQCLEAPCGQFEICEQQEGAFYCQPTRTSTCVVFGDPHYHTFDGFLYHFQGTCTYLLARPCWEMMGMPFFSVEAKNENRGVASVSWLRDVTVEVYGHRVMIAKGSLGTVQVDGLMKTLPVQLQLGAIRVYQSGVAIALETDFGLMVTYDGQHYASISLPSSYFNNTCGLCGNYNDDPADDPVLPDGSLAESVVELGGSWRADDTDWRCTDGCTQNCSVCDPVVEAFYFRPDYCGVINRTDGAFRDCRAVVDPTAFVYSCVYDMCSNKDNITTLCQAIQAYALACQALGVTIRPWRTRNFCAWSCPEFSQYQVCTSACPASCSDLTAPLYCPHPCTEGCQCDDGYVLSGSRCVQPEDCGCEHNGHYYPLNDTFWAGPSGEDGDCTLRCTCGFDGEVSCFNESCKEGEVCVAEVGLLGCYPRREGVCSVTQNSVASSFDGTFLSFPDDSSYYLLKLCGPVPANGSTVEVKISRRLVNKSPTWKRPVVVTVANLEAQMGGSDFDTVKVNGEPVVLPYVHPMETMMIYKAPGNATVVESRGVLRVHYTRQGFLNISLSTNFYNVTCGLCGVFNSNTTDDLRLPNGRLAESTEQFTESWRAIADDLPCNGDCDDLYLMCTDLRLYQSSWMCGNINDPGNSSFLACHAVVNPSPFFRNCLYNMCVREGNRSALCSSLQAYASACQDAQVGLTSWRSASNCPLPCPENSHFDECTSACPLTCSNLDEGPEEPCPLPCQEGCRCQDGFALRDGLCVARSDCGCVSYGRQLATNQTFWTDWECQERCYCNGSDNSVYCQLAPCHPDEYCQENDGLYFCQPRTEALCVAAGYGHFLPFGGVPFELQSSCTIRMATTSCGSENREHAVVSSALPRFKLAARNEDRDTGQAIWVRGFVLEVYEYEIEVIRSYKNTVTVNKERLNFPLKLGPGKVSIFTSGMLLVLEADFGLKVAFDWNTLLLLTLPRDLYNTSCGLCQGMPSSPPHLTTADWGMAWAERDTFCQVGCGDSCPRCGLEEKNSLNDSPPMVADANTNADDDDETNGVAAGIRFHLGDGLYVFVEPEAVRLCGLIVDRGGVFARCHSKVEPTFFYQSCLQDTCVDQGAQDTICNWLQIYASTCQTQGVPATGWRSDTPCVQSCPPNSHYTSCMSVCPPQCAPARGHRDCSQDCVEGCQCDQGYVLNGKSCILPQNCGCYTDGKYYEPKQLFWNGDCTKRCQCIGRNLIQCDPRRCKAEEECTLRNGVRGCFARRSQHCVASGGGVFRTFDGASLRLPASCSFVLSTNCHKLPDLSFQLIANFDKWSTPNLTTISHVYLYINEENILISGSTVKVNGTPVSVPFVTGLMTRLSTSEGFIVIDTPQDIQIRYNRFNTLSITMGQRLQNKVCGLCGNFNGDPSDDYMTSRGKPAVSALELAQSWKTNGMQNSCDETQYVALAQSCDNTAVLAFQDEDACQKLTAMKGFFQPCHGLLDPRPFFQSCYLDGCYNHHKAQVCGSLAAYAEACRSLGTLSTKWITQENCSEWIFDPCAGEICTNFTCELENGGDLCGCPELPNTSTGDDAIIQAEVNCKHAQMQVSISKCKLFQLGFEREDVRINDNRCAGIEGEDFISFHINNTKGHCGSIVQSNSTHIMYKNTIWIESVNNTGNVITRDKTINVEFSCAYELDLKISLETVLKPMLSVINLTLPTQEGNFITKMALYKNSSYRNPYREGEVVLSTRDNLYVGVFVEGADEDQLILIVNMCWATPSRYSSDRLRYIIIERGCPNIKDNTIGMAENGMSLTCRFHVTVFKFIGDYDEIHLHCDVSLCDSDTNTCKVNCPHKRRMYSEGGDPKEHILSVGPIRRRESDWCEGDNGGCEQICTSKGTGPMCSCVTGTLQRDGKSCRTASSSGTVTPAILLLSVSAVISALQAVLHTPLLS
- the tecta gene encoding alpha-tectorin isoform X2, with amino-acid sequence MESSSDEEEVRTFVHVMSEKYNPENFPYGQGVVVLPSPPGSPIKDRLFLPSALVLSDSGISKAGNRSHIAAFCAHVLELDLSFNQLNDWGEISTIVSSIPHLDFLNLSMNPLSGMELDPSMADVFSRVRRLVLNNTQVSWDTVHTLTQNMPELMELFLCLNGYNTVSESQTSCPSLHLLQITDNQLQAWAEVRKFGQLYPRLSTLVLANNSVDSVGDTKETLENLFPNLRSINLNNSGLSEWKDIERLNFIPKLQEVKAKGIPLLQPYSTEERRSLLLAQLPRVMVLNGGAVSDGEREDAERFFIRYYQDCPKQELPERYNYSSKIEIQINGLYVFILLLATTHDVLYPYGPGQRDLETPKMDDGSSTEVPLLMSFIFFNVPYRSIYVNNNGVISFNVQVSQFTPEAFPLSDSRSFIAPLWADVHNGIRGDVYYRETSDPEILERATQDVRKHFKNIPAFTAAWVFIATWHQVTFYGGSQTTPVNTFQTVLISDGAASFSMFNYGEITWSTGTASGGDPLTGLGGTTAQSGFNGGDIDHFFNLPGSRSNDVVNIEQTTNVNIPGRWFFRIDTEFIDPANGCSYSGRFYRRGEIFWMSDQCSQRCRCLDIDNEIQCLEAPCGQFEICEQQEGAFYCQPTRTSTCVVFGDPHYHTFDGFLYHFQGTCTYLLARPCWEMMGMPFFSVEAKNENRGVASVSWLRDVTVEVYGHRVMIAKGSLGTVQVDGLMKTLPVQLQLGAIRVYQSGVAIALETDFGLMVTYDGQHYASISLPSSYFNNTCGLCGNYNDDPADDPVLPDGSLAESVVELGGSWRADDTDWRCTDGCTQNCSVCDPVVEAFYFRPDYCGVINRTDGAFRDCRAVVDPTAFVYSCVYDMCSNKDNITTLCQAIQAYALACQALGVTIRPWRTRNFCAWSCPEFSQYQVCTSACPASCSDLTAPLYCPHPCTEGCQCDDGYVLSGSRCVQPEDCGCEHNGHYYPLNDTFWAGPSGEDGDCTLRCTCGFDGEVSCFNESCKEGEVCVAEVGLLGCYPRREGVCSVTQNSVASSFDGTFLSFPDDSSYYLLKLCGPVPANGSTVEVKISRRLVNKSPTWKRPVVVTVANLEAQMGGSDFDTVKVNGEPVVLPYVHPMETMMIYKAPGNATVVESRGVLRVHYTRQGFLNISLSTNFYNVTCGLCGVFNSNTTDDLRLPNGRLAESTEQFTESWRAIADDLPCNGDCDDLYLMCTDLRLYQSSWMCGNINDPGNSSFLACHAVVNPSPFFRNCLYNMCVREGNRSALCSSLQAYASACQDAQVGLTSWRSASNCPLPCPENSHFDECTSACPLTCSNLDEGPEEPCPLPCQEGCRCQDGFALRDGLCVARSDCGCVSYGRQLATNQTFWTDWECQERCYCNGSDNSVYCQLAPCHPDEYCQENDGLYFCQPRTEALCVAAGYGHFLPFGGVPFELQSSCTIRMATTSCGSENREHAVVSSALPRFKLAARNEDRDTGQAIWVRGFVLEVYEYEIEVIRSYKNTVTVNKERLNFPLKLGPGKVSIFTSGMLLVLEADFGLKVAFDWNTLLLLTLPRDLYNTSCGLCQGMPSSPPHLTTADWGMAWAERDTFCQVGCGDSCPRCGLEEKNSLNDSPPMVADANTNADDDDETNGVAAGIRFHLGDGLYVFVEPEAVRLCGLIVDRGGVFARCHSKVEPTFFYQSCLQDTCVDQGAQDTICNWLQIYASTCQTQGVPATGWRSDTPCVQSCPPNSHYTSCMSVCPPQCAPARGHRDCSQDCVEGCQCDQGYVLNGKSCILPQNCGCYTDGKYYEPKQLFWNGDCTKRCQCIGRNLIQCDPRRCKAEEECTLRNGVRGCFARRSQHCVASGGGVFRTFDGASLRLPASCSFVLSTNCHKLPDLSFQLIANFDKWSTPNLTTISHVYLYINEENILISGSTVKVNGTPVSVPFVTGLMTRLSTSEGFIVIDTPQDIQIRYNRFNTLSITMGQRLQNKVCGLCGNFNGDPSDDYMTSRGKPAVSALELAQSWKTNGMQNSCDETQYVALAQSCDNTAVLAFQDEDACQKLTAMKGFFQPCHGLLDPRPFFQSCYLDGCYNHHKAQVCGSLAAYAEACRSLGTLSTKWITQENCSEWIFDPCAGEICTNFTCELENGGDLCGCPELPNTSTGDDAIIQAEVNCKHAQMQVSISKCKLFQLGFEREDVRINDNRCAGIEGEDFISFHINNTKGHCGSIVQSNSTHIMYKNTIWIESVNNTGNVITRDKTINVEFSCAYELDLKISLETVLKPMLSVINLTLPTQEGNFITKMALYKNSSYRNPYREGEVVLSTRDNLYVGVFVEGADEDQLILIVNMCWATPSRYSSDRLRYIIIERGCPNIKDNTIGMAENGMSLTCRFHVTVFKFIGDYDEIHLHCDVSLCDSDTNTCKVNCPHKRRMYSEGGDPKEHILSVGPIRRRESDWCEGDNGGCEQICTSKGTGPMCSCVTGTLQRDGKSCRTASSSGTVTPAILLLSVSAVISALQAVLHTPLLS